The Candidatus Dependentiae bacterium genome segment AATTTATTGGTTCTGCATAAAGAGGTTACAGAATTATCTGTAGCCTCTTTTTTGTAACTGAGTAGTGCTGTCTAAGCAATCTGGTATACTGACAACAGTACATTTTTGCTTAAGGATTATTTATGAATACACAAAATCAAACACCTGTAGTACCACAAGTTCATGACGAACTTATCTTAGTTGTTAAACGCTCAAAGCTTTTTCCTGAAGGAGATTGGCAAGGCCTTAAACAAGTAGATTCTGAGCAGTATTTAGCTCTTATTGAACAAGAAAAAGAATTTTTGCCGCGATCACTTATGGAAACTGATCCTGTATATAAACAGATTATACCCTACTTAGTTTTTACGCATGAAGGTAAATATTTTTTGATGCAACGCCAATCAAAAGCGACTGAACAGCGTCTTAAAAACAAATACTCCCTTGGTATTGGTGGGCACATTCGCCAAGAAGATATCACCAGCTCAGATATTATAGATTGGGCTGCGCGAGAATTTGAAGAAGAAGTAGACTACCAAGGCTCTTATAGTGTAAAAACACTTGGTATTTTAAATGATGACTCTAACGCTGTAGGTGAAGTACACGTAGGACTTGTATTACTACTTACTGGTAATCAAGCAAGTATTTCTGTTAAATCAGAACTAAAAAGCGGCCAACTGCTTTCGCTTGAAGAATGTCTCACTTATTATGATTCAATGGAATCGTGGACACAAATAGTAGTAGATTTTCTTAAAACTAAATAAATTACGCAAATACATTTGAGGGACAAGAATTCTTGTCCCCACTTTTTTTATAAAATAATAGGTAAGGTGTTTGACCTATAGCTGACAGCTGAGTTTTAGCACATCCATACGTTTCAAAGTCTTCTATATAATTACACTGTGTTATACTAGCGTCGTTACAATAATGCCATATATTTGATTTAATATCTTTAGTATAAGCAACATAGTGTCCACCGTCTAATGACCCTATGTGAGCTACAAAGCCTACAAGTTGATAACTAGTCCGTTGGCCCTTACTTCCTGCTGGCACTTCTAGATTAGTAAGATTAACTTTAACAGGTGTTGTAATTTTTCTTAAAAGATTATCAAACCGTTTAAGTTGAACAACAAGTATTTCAGGAGCATTTTGTAAGCTGAGTTGTTTGGTAGCTTCATTTTTAGTTTTACACTTGGAACAGTAATACTTGTTATCATCTTTAAGATGCTCTGCAGCAAAAAAGTTCTCTAAACAGCCTTGCACCGATTGAGAGCAATTTAGGTCTAAATTTAACTCAGTAGCATGATCATAAGTTGTATATTTTGTTTTGCAGCTACTACATGTTACAGATGATTCTAAACCTACGCTAAAGAGCTTCTTAATAGAAGAGCTACTTTGACTTGCTTGTGCAATTACTGTATTGACAACCAAATAAGCATCTTCTTGGCTACCAGGTACAGCATCAATAGCCTGCCACATTTTTCTGCAAAAATGTAAAGGATTCACTACACTTTGATTTTCTGTAAGCTTTTTAGAAAGTATTTGGTACTCGTAAAGCAAACCAGGACTATAAGTACTTTTTAAGATCTCTCTATTAAATTGTTCTAAAGCAAAAAAGCATTGTAAAGAAGCATTAATGTAGCATGTGTTACCATTATTGATCAAACCGCTAGGCTTATGAGCACCTACAAATTGAGTTTGAGGAACAAAAGAAAACAGAACAAGCATACTGCGCCACAGCCAATAGGCTAGATAATTTTTCATATAAAACGCTTTCATCTAAAACAGCTATTTTATCTATTAGTATAAACTATTGTCGCTGCTAAAGAAAAAGCCTCTAAAAAGGAAGCTTGTTAAGTGGGCTATATGCTTTTCTTGATCGTATGACAGTTGCCAAATGAGCTTGTAACTTTTTATTGACTGTATAGTCACTAATACTGTTCGATCTGTTGTAAATATACAAACTATCTTTAATACAGCGAATATGACCTCTAGATGCCATTTCAATCATAGGCAACATAAAAGCAACATCTCCCGTCATAGTAAAAAAGTCACCTTTATATAATAAATCTTGTTTTTTTATCTGCTTAAATAGGCCTGCATAAAAAGTTTTCACATGGCTTACACGCCATATATCTTTACGAAACAAATTATTTTTTATTATATGTTTAGGATATTCAGAACAAAAACCTAGTTGCCCATCATCTGAGTTAGCATACTGCCCATAGGTTACCCATGCTTTCCTATACGCTTGGGCTACACGCTCTAAAACAGTATTAGAAGAAAGCATATCATCGCCATCGACAAGTACAATAATTTTATTGTTGGCACAAGAATGAACAGCAGTATATATATTATGTAAAGAACCTAAACGTTTAGTGTTATGCCATACAGTAATTTGATTTTTAAGCGGGCAATTTCGCACATACTCATCAACTATAATTTTAGTTTTATCAGCAGAACGATCATTAATATAGATAACTTCAAAATGTGGATAAG includes the following:
- a CDS encoding ubiquitin carboxyl-terminal hydrolase; translation: MKNYLAYWLWRSMLVLFSFVPQTQFVGAHKPSGLINNGNTCYINASLQCFFALEQFNREILKSTYSPGLLYEYQILSKKLTENQSVVNPLHFCRKMWQAIDAVPGSQEDAYLVVNTVIAQASQSSSSIKKLFSVGLESSVTCSSCKTKYTTYDHATELNLDLNCSQSVQGCLENFFAAEHLKDDNKYYCSKCKTKNEATKQLSLQNAPEILVVQLKRFDNLLRKITTPVKVNLTNLEVPAGSKGQRTSYQLVGFVAHIGSLDGGHYVAYTKDIKSNIWHYCNDASITQCNYIEDFETYGCAKTQLSAIGQTPYLLFYKKSGDKNSCPSNVFA
- a CDS encoding glycosyltransferase family 2 protein, yielding MLIKTTQLKQYTALIVSFLFLSVHALPEFVVVVPSYNNEQWCKANLDSIMQQTYPHFEVIYINDRSADKTKIIVDEYVRNCPLKNQITVWHNTKRLGSLHNIYTAVHSCANNKIIVLVDGDDMLSSNTVLERVAQAYRKAWVTYGQYANSDDGQLGFCSEYPKHIIKNNLFRKDIWRVSHVKTFYAGLFKQIKKQDLLYKGDFFTMTGDVAFMLPMIEMASRGHIRCIKDSLYIYNRSNSISDYTVNKKLQAHLATVIRSRKAYSPLNKLPF